One genomic region from Alkalispirochaeta americana encodes:
- a CDS encoding Rpn family recombination-promoting nuclease/putative transposase, whose amino-acid sequence SLYYWARSYAGQLKKGDDYIELTPSVCINLLDFEIFPQLPGYHSCFQITEADAPEYVLSDHLQIHFIELPKNHLKSTGDVKDKLDTWCYYFEHEGTVEEEDMTLLLKDNPALGKAHRAYRTFTADDELMDIAEAREKWQRDVSSRLRSAEQRGKEEGMQEGMQQGMQQGMQQGMQEGMQQGMQQGMQQGMQQGIQQKAREDALKMLKRGFPLSDITEITGLSEQEIGDLERST is encoded by the coding sequence AGCCTGTACTACTGGGCCAGGAGTTACGCCGGGCAGCTGAAGAAAGGTGACGACTATATCGAGCTGACCCCCTCGGTCTGTATCAACCTGCTGGATTTCGAGATCTTCCCCCAGCTTCCCGGCTATCATAGCTGTTTCCAGATCACCGAGGCCGACGCACCGGAGTATGTGCTATCCGATCACCTGCAGATCCATTTCATCGAACTGCCCAAGAATCACCTGAAAAGCACCGGTGATGTGAAGGACAAACTTGATACATGGTGTTATTACTTCGAGCACGAAGGCACCGTGGAGGAGGAGGATATGACGCTATTGCTGAAGGACAACCCTGCTCTGGGCAAGGCCCACAGAGCCTACCGCACCTTTACTGCCGACGACGAGCTTATGGACATCGCCGAGGCGCGTGAGAAATGGCAACGCGATGTCAGTTCGCGGTTACGTAGCGCCGAGCAACGCGGCAAGGAAGAGGGCATGCAAGAAGGTATGCAGCAGGGCATGCAGCAGGGTATGCAGCAGGGAATGCAAGAAGGTATGCAGCAGGGTATGCAGCAGGGTATGCAGCAGGGCATGCAGCAGGGCATACAACAGAAGGCTCGTGAAGATGCCCTGAAGATGCTGAAACGCGGGTTCCCCCTTTCCGACATCACCGAGATCACCGGCCTTTCCGAGCAGGAGATCGGGGATCTCGAGCGATCAACCTAG